In Candidatus Poribacteria bacterium, a genomic segment contains:
- the lysA gene encoding diaminopimelate decarboxylase has product AKTENEIAHALKSGIFSLNLESPAELKRIHAVAKELDVPAPVSVRVNPDVDAKTHPHISTGLREAKFGVPFEVALELYRFASQQRHLAVKGIAVHIGSQMTSLDPIISALSQVIDFVKQLNRDGINIQHLDVGGGLGVRYKDENPPTIREYCRSILDLLEKRGCNLSISIEPGRAISAHSGVLISRVEYLKATEAKRFAVVDAAMNDLLRPVLFDAWMEIVPVKQKATIEEMLSDVVGPICETGDFLGKDRLLAVESGDLIAVLGAGAYGAVMSSNYNTRPKPAEVLVDSNHFDAIRTRETFDQMVNLEVIPEQIRI; this is encoded by the coding sequence TTGCAAAAACAGAAAATGAGATCGCGCACGCGCTGAAATCCGGAATTTTTTCATTGAACCTTGAGTCGCCTGCTGAATTGAAGAGAATTCACGCGGTGGCGAAAGAGTTGGATGTACCAGCACCCGTCAGTGTTCGAGTCAACCCCGATGTTGATGCCAAAACACATCCGCACATCTCAACCGGACTTCGAGAGGCAAAATTCGGTGTGCCATTTGAAGTTGCGCTGGAACTATACAGGTTCGCTTCACAGCAACGGCACCTCGCAGTTAAAGGAATCGCAGTGCACATCGGTTCACAGATGACTTCTCTTGATCCGATAATTAGCGCACTCTCTCAAGTAATTGATTTCGTAAAACAACTTAATAGAGACGGGATCAATATCCAGCATCTTGATGTCGGCGGTGGTTTGGGCGTTCGATACAAAGACGAAAATCCACCGACAATTAGGGAGTACTGCAGATCGATTCTGGATCTGTTGGAGAAGCGAGGCTGTAATCTATCCATATCAATCGAACCTGGCCGAGCGATCAGCGCGCATTCAGGGGTGTTGATCAGTCGGGTCGAGTACCTCAAAGCCACAGAAGCGAAGCGGTTTGCAGTCGTCGACGCGGCGATGAACGATTTGCTGCGCCCGGTACTTTTTGACGCATGGATGGAAATTGTGCCCGTGAAACAAAAAGCCACCATCGAAGAGATGCTGAGTGACGTAGTAGGCCCAATTTGCGAAACCGGCGATTTTCTCGGTAAGGACCGACTGCTTGCAGTCGAGTCCGGCGATCTGATTGCAGTACTCGGCGCTGGAGCTTATGGCGCCGTTATGTCGTCGAACTACAATACCCGCCCCAAACCGGCTGAAGTTTTGGTTGACAGCAATCACTTTGATGCAATTAGGACAAGAGAGACTTTCGATCAAATGGTCAACCTCGAAGTCATCCCGGAGCAAATTCGAATCTAA